A region from the Anaerolineae bacterium genome encodes:
- a CDS encoding Proline-rich protein, which produces MKTNQPRTRSSAFLSLSSRKALSGFGILGVLLLILSILPIRTAQAASSSSLPACQPFVQVNDNAFGLGGGADGTFSSEEGFEVLVFNGQLYLGMEADNSMGARIWRTKAGVTVPSSQADWEEVAANPQGYPFGVSNITQNDHIDSLAEFNGYIYASTANGGSSTYGTRVFRSLTGNPNSWEDALINIGAGFGSTQNTNFKDMQVFNGWLCGGTQNWLYGAQVWCTQDGLNWTQKNISGFGTTEYNNKTVEVWSGYVFQGALYFGVQNLGATRSSNYDDLGKLYRTRNLNGTPQWEEVFVSLPGYLNRVDILGELNGYLYVASRGSNGGTIIYRSPNGDPGTWQPVSLEGVNGNTANNGVIVDSAVTYEGGLYVAVGNNSGFQLWRTSGADQGTGLVDWEQVGGSGLSDAKNVLSELVTFNGYLYAWTTNYSRGQQVLRSNCAAGAVPLSPTATNTSQPSPTPTATQTTQPSPTSTATVPPTASPTPTVTQTSPVSPTETTIPTQTPVASTTPAPSLTPTATPTSETPPSVCPQGDQSCQSSNPNSSPYSVFIPILIKP; this is translated from the coding sequence ATGAAGACGAACCAACCTCGAACCAGATCAAGCGCCTTTCTCAGCCTATCAAGTCGAAAGGCGCTGAGCGGGTTTGGCATTTTGGGTGTCCTTCTCCTGATTCTCTCCATCTTACCCATTCGAACCGCCCAGGCTGCATCCTCCTCCAGCTTACCTGCCTGTCAGCCATTTGTGCAAGTCAATGACAATGCCTTCGGTCTCGGCGGTGGAGCAGATGGTACCTTCAGCTCCGAAGAGGGTTTTGAAGTGCTGGTCTTCAATGGGCAACTGTACCTTGGCATGGAAGCCGATAACTCCATGGGAGCGCGAATCTGGCGCACAAAAGCTGGCGTGACTGTTCCCTCTTCCCAAGCAGATTGGGAGGAAGTGGCAGCGAATCCCCAAGGATACCCCTTCGGGGTAAGCAATATCACCCAAAACGACCATATTGACAGCCTGGCTGAATTCAATGGCTATATCTATGCCAGCACCGCCAATGGCGGCAGCAGTACATATGGAACACGGGTGTTTCGCAGCCTCACCGGTAATCCAAATAGCTGGGAAGATGCCTTAATCAACATCGGCGCCGGCTTTGGCAGCACACAGAACACAAATTTCAAAGATATGCAGGTGTTCAATGGCTGGTTGTGCGGCGGCACTCAGAACTGGCTTTACGGGGCTCAGGTCTGGTGCACCCAGGATGGCCTAAACTGGACGCAAAAAAATATCAGTGGGTTCGGCACTACCGAATACAACAACAAAACTGTCGAGGTCTGGTCGGGATACGTTTTTCAAGGAGCCCTGTATTTTGGCGTGCAAAATCTCGGCGCAACCCGCTCCAGTAACTATGATGATCTGGGAAAGCTGTATCGAACCCGCAACCTGAACGGCACTCCGCAGTGGGAAGAGGTCTTTGTTAGCCTGCCCGGTTACCTGAATCGGGTCGATATCCTTGGGGAATTAAACGGTTATCTCTATGTTGCCAGTCGGGGTTCCAATGGCGGGACCATCATTTACCGCAGTCCAAACGGCGATCCTGGCACCTGGCAACCTGTCAGCCTTGAAGGGGTCAATGGTAACACCGCCAACAACGGTGTGATTGTTGACAGCGCTGTGACTTATGAAGGTGGTTTATATGTGGCAGTTGGCAACAACAGCGGCTTTCAACTGTGGCGTACCTCAGGAGCTGACCAGGGCACTGGATTGGTAGATTGGGAACAAGTGGGTGGAAGTGGTTTGAGTGATGCAAAGAATGTCCTCTCAGAGCTTGTGACCTTTAATGGTTATCTTTATGCCTGGACAACCAATTACAGCCGCGGTCAACAGGTGTTACGTTCTAACTGCGCTGCTGGGGCGGTGCCGCTATCCCCAACCGCAACGAATACCTCCCAACCAAGCCCTACCCCAACGGCAACTCAAACAACTCAACCCAGCCCTACCTCTACAGCTACCGTACCTCCCACAGCTAGCCCTACCCCCACGGTAACTCAAACATCTCCAGTTAGCCCAACTGAAACGACTATCCCCACCCAAACTCCGGTTGCTTCTACCACACCCGCTCCCAGCCTGACACCAACCGCTACGCCCACTTCAGAGACACCACCGTCAGTCTGTCCGCAAGGTGATCAAAGCTGTCAAAGCTCCAATCCAAATAGTTCTCCATATAGCGTATTTATCCCCATTTTGATCAAACCGTAA
- a CDS encoding CoB--CoM heterodisulfide reductase subunit C encodes MRTKISLQTVRGEFVSRIETISGQSLLACNQCGKCSAGCPVAFSMDVLPNQVIRMAQLGMEDVLQAQTIWTCAACLTCVSRCPKGIDLPRVMEALRQLYMEKYGNVLNPDQIAPEQAAEMPQLAIIGGFRKYSV; translated from the coding sequence ATGCGTACAAAAATCTCTCTCCAAACGGTTCGTGGCGAGTTTGTCAGTCGCATTGAAACCATCAGCGGTCAGAGCCTGTTGGCTTGTAACCAGTGCGGCAAATGCAGCGCAGGATGCCCGGTGGCTTTTAGCATGGATGTTTTACCCAATCAAGTCATTCGCATGGCGCAATTGGGTATGGAAGATGTCTTGCAGGCTCAGACCATCTGGACCTGTGCGGCTTGTCTCACCTGTGTCTCGCGCTGTCCTAAAGGAATTGATTTGCCGCGCGTGATGGAAGCGCTGCGTCAACTCTATATGGAGAAGTATGGGAATGTGTTAAATCCTGACCAGATTGCTCCTGAACAGGCAGCTGAAATGCCCCAGCTTGCCATCATCGGTGGCTTTCGCAAGTATTCTGTCTGA
- a CDS encoding CoB--CoM heterodisulfide reductase subunit B, with the protein MAIPYFPGCTLSTKASGYDRSGRAVAQALGLEFQELPEWQCCGATFPLSTDNAMALIAPTRLLRQAQDAGGQVTTLCAICFHVLRRTQNFLQGHPDVLERINWFTEEPYLGQVRVTHFLELLRDQLSWETLKSKVSRPLKGLKVAPYYGCLLLRPPGEIQLDDPDDPHILHECLEALGCEVITFPYQSECCGSYLAVSKPDVPQQLAQDILASARRHGAQALVTACPLCQYNLDYPQQAVSGWAVKPLPVLYFTQLMAVALGLPGEVWGMENHSVDPRPLFESYLATVA; encoded by the coding sequence ATGGCAATTCCCTATTTCCCCGGTTGTACCTTATCAACCAAAGCCAGTGGTTATGATCGCTCGGGACGCGCAGTTGCCCAAGCTTTGGGTCTTGAATTCCAGGAGTTACCAGAATGGCAATGCTGTGGAGCAACTTTTCCTCTCTCTACCGACAATGCCATGGCATTAATTGCTCCCACCCGCCTGCTCCGCCAGGCACAAGACGCAGGCGGACAGGTAACCACCTTGTGCGCCATTTGCTTCCACGTCTTGCGCCGCACCCAAAACTTCCTCCAGGGGCATCCGGATGTCCTCGAACGGATTAACTGGTTTACCGAGGAGCCTTATCTTGGCCAGGTGCGCGTGACGCACTTTTTGGAGCTTTTACGCGATCAATTGAGCTGGGAAACCCTGAAGAGCAAAGTGAGTCGGCCGCTCAAAGGTCTGAAAGTCGCCCCTTACTACGGTTGTTTATTATTGCGTCCACCTGGCGAGATTCAGCTGGATGATCCCGATGACCCACATATCTTGCACGAATGCCTGGAAGCGTTAGGTTGTGAAGTGATCACTTTCCCTTATCAATCCGAGTGTTGCGGCTCATATCTGGCAGTAAGTAAACCTGATGTGCCGCAGCAATTGGCGCAAGATATCCTCGCCTCTGCCCGGCGCCACGGCGCGCAAGCGCTGGTCACTGCCTGTCCATTGTGTCAATACAACCTTGATTACCCTCAGCAAGCTGTGAGTGGGTGGGCGGTTAAGCCTTTGCCAGTGCTGTACTTTACCCAATTAATGGCTGTAGCGCTCGGCCTGCCCGGCGAGGTTTGGGGCATGGAGAACCACAGTGTAGATCCGCGTCCCCTATTCGAATCGTATCTCGCAACGGTTGCCTAG
- a CDS encoding CoB--CoM heterodisulfide reductase subunit A, producing the protein MIERALVVGAGIAGIQAALDIANSGYEVVMVEREPSIGGHMAQLSETFPTLDCSQCILTPRTVETGKHENIRLYTYSEIDAIERDENGDFNVRIRRKAAYVDWDLCTGCGVCQEKCPFKVESIFERGVGTRKVIYTLSPQAVPNKPVIDAANCRYLQSKWDIEAGRVPAVDAKGNPAKPKCGACEKFCPTGAIQWDQTDTFYEEKVGVVILATGYDLFPQSRLTEYGGGKIEDVIDGLAFERLLAASGPTAGKVLRPSDGKPPLEVVFVQCSGSRDPEHGVPYCSKICCMYTAKQAILYKHRLPQGQAYVFYIDVRAGGKGYEEFVNRAMEEDGVIYLRGKVSKLFREGDKVIVKGVDTLSNRTVEIAADLVVLATAVIPRPTNPQVAALFGVPCDENGFYIAANEELDPVLSIAPRVFMAGTALGPKDIPETVAQASGAAAKVLSLFQKNRHAQSQAQGVLEVVGD; encoded by the coding sequence ATGATTGAACGAGCTTTGGTGGTTGGCGCAGGGATTGCCGGCATTCAGGCGGCTTTGGATATTGCCAACAGCGGTTATGAAGTCGTTATGGTGGAACGGGAGCCTTCCATTGGAGGTCACATGGCACAACTTTCGGAGACCTTCCCGACGCTGGACTGCTCCCAATGTATACTTACCCCCCGAACGGTGGAAACCGGCAAGCACGAGAATATCCGCCTTTACACCTATAGCGAGATTGACGCCATTGAGCGAGACGAAAATGGTGACTTTAACGTCCGCATCCGCCGCAAAGCTGCCTATGTTGATTGGGATCTTTGTACAGGTTGTGGCGTATGCCAGGAAAAATGCCCGTTCAAGGTCGAATCCATCTTTGAGCGGGGAGTCGGAACGCGCAAGGTCATCTATACCCTTTCACCGCAGGCCGTTCCCAACAAGCCCGTCATTGACGCCGCAAACTGCCGTTACCTGCAATCCAAATGGGACATCGAGGCAGGACGTGTCCCAGCGGTGGATGCCAAAGGTAACCCGGCTAAACCGAAATGTGGGGCTTGTGAGAAATTCTGTCCGACCGGCGCCATTCAATGGGACCAAACAGATACCTTTTACGAAGAAAAGGTTGGTGTCGTGATCCTCGCCACCGGTTACGATCTTTTTCCTCAATCCCGATTAACCGAATATGGGGGCGGGAAGATCGAGGATGTGATCGACGGCCTGGCTTTTGAGCGATTATTGGCTGCCAGTGGACCGACAGCAGGCAAAGTTTTACGCCCCTCAGACGGGAAACCGCCATTAGAAGTGGTTTTTGTTCAATGCAGTGGCTCGCGCGATCCTGAACACGGTGTCCCTTATTGCTCAAAGATCTGTTGCATGTACACTGCAAAACAAGCCATCCTGTATAAACATCGTCTACCGCAGGGGCAGGCTTATGTCTTCTATATTGATGTGCGCGCCGGTGGCAAAGGATATGAAGAATTTGTCAACCGCGCCATGGAGGAAGATGGCGTAATTTATTTGCGCGGTAAGGTGAGCAAGCTCTTCCGCGAAGGCGATAAGGTCATCGTGAAAGGGGTGGATACGCTTAGCAACCGCACCGTAGAAATTGCTGCGGATCTGGTGGTTTTAGCCACCGCGGTGATTCCCCGCCCCACCAATCCCCAGGTGGCTGCCTTGTTTGGTGTACCCTGCGATGAAAACGGCTTCTATATCGCCGCCAACGAGGAGCTGGATCCTGTTTTAAGCATCGCGCCACGTGTTTTTATGGCTGGCACCGCTTTAGGACCGAAAGACATCCCCGAAACTGTAGCCCAGGCAAGTGGCGCGGCGGCAAAAGTGCTTTCGCTCTTCCAAAAAAATCGTCATGCCCAAAGCCAGGCACAAGGTGTTTTAGAAGTTGTGGGTGATTGA
- a CDS encoding CoB--CoM heterodisulfide reductase subunit A: MSRIGVFVCHCGHNIAGTVDVKTVVEQLQRNGDVVFAIDYKYMCSDPGQQLIRESIEKYQLDGVVVAACSPAMHESTFRRTVSAAGLNGFRCESANIREQVSWVHQQDKEAATQKAIEITESIVEKVKRNEALEPLILPLTHRTLVIGGGIAGMQAALDVAEAGYPVILVERQDHLGGRMAELSGSYLNFQAAPDLLEKKVQQVLSHPGIQTLLNAEVEGLSGYVGNFRVRVRQKPSDAQAPLVPLDDLQPLTYTFDVGAIVVASGWQPYDRARLPEYGGADIPDVVDGLTFERMLRSGDVIRRPSDGKIAREVVFVQCAGSRDPEHGVSYCSKVCCMYVAKQAMLYKERVPQGQAYVFYIDIRSAGKNYDEYVQRAMTDYGVLYLRGKVSRVFREGDQTIVWGSDTLTGRAVEIAADLVVLATPMLPSDGSVELGQLLHISTDGYGFFNEAHPKLRPVETLTAGIYLAGVAQGPKDIPETVSQASGAAAKVLQLFSKNEMTASPLVASVIEELCAACGACVKVCPYGAREIHPIWNYATVNAALCQGCGACVVACPNKASQVRNWRVEQMMEMVDALV; this comes from the coding sequence ATGAGTCGGATTGGAGTCTTCGTCTGTCACTGTGGGCATAATATCGCTGGTACGGTGGATGTCAAAACCGTGGTGGAGCAGTTGCAACGCAATGGGGATGTGGTCTTTGCCATCGACTATAAATACATGTGTTCCGACCCGGGCCAACAGCTAATTCGCGAAAGTATTGAGAAATACCAGCTCGATGGAGTTGTGGTAGCAGCGTGTTCTCCAGCCATGCACGAATCGACATTCCGCCGTACGGTCTCAGCGGCTGGTTTGAACGGTTTCCGCTGCGAATCGGCAAATATACGTGAGCAGGTTTCCTGGGTGCATCAACAGGATAAAGAAGCCGCCACGCAGAAAGCTATTGAGATCACCGAATCGATTGTCGAAAAAGTTAAGCGCAACGAGGCGCTCGAGCCGCTGATTTTACCTCTTACCCATCGCACGCTGGTAATCGGTGGTGGGATTGCCGGGATGCAGGCTGCCCTGGATGTTGCCGAAGCCGGTTACCCGGTGATCCTGGTAGAGCGACAAGACCATCTCGGCGGGCGCATGGCTGAACTTAGCGGTAGCTATCTGAACTTTCAAGCTGCTCCTGACTTGTTAGAGAAGAAAGTCCAGCAGGTGCTTTCCCATCCTGGTATTCAAACCCTTCTAAATGCTGAAGTGGAAGGTTTATCCGGTTATGTGGGCAACTTCCGCGTCAGGGTGAGGCAAAAACCATCTGATGCACAGGCGCCACTTGTACCCTTAGACGACCTTCAACCCTTGACCTACACTTTTGACGTTGGGGCGATTGTGGTTGCCAGCGGCTGGCAACCCTATGACCGTGCCCGTCTGCCCGAATATGGAGGCGCGGATATCCCCGATGTGGTGGATGGTCTAACCTTTGAGAGAATGTTACGCTCCGGGGATGTCATCCGTCGTCCATCGGATGGCAAGATCGCTCGCGAGGTGGTTTTTGTGCAGTGCGCCGGCTCACGTGATCCGGAACATGGTGTCTCATATTGTTCGAAAGTCTGTTGTATGTATGTGGCAAAACAAGCCATGCTTTACAAAGAACGTGTTCCGCAGGGGCAGGCTTATGTTTTCTATATTGATATTCGTTCGGCAGGCAAAAATTACGATGAATATGTTCAGCGTGCCATGACCGATTATGGCGTGTTGTATTTGCGCGGTAAGGTCAGTCGCGTTTTCCGCGAAGGCGATCAGACCATTGTATGGGGCAGTGATACCTTGACGGGACGAGCAGTGGAAATTGCCGCCGACCTGGTAGTCCTGGCGACCCCTATGCTTCCGTCAGACGGCTCAGTTGAACTTGGGCAACTGCTGCATATCAGCACCGATGGCTACGGCTTTTTCAACGAAGCGCATCCTAAATTGCGTCCGGTGGAAACCCTGACCGCAGGTATTTACCTCGCCGGGGTAGCACAGGGTCCTAAAGATATTCCCGAGACGGTCTCACAAGCTTCTGGTGCAGCAGCGAAAGTGCTTCAACTCTTTTCTAAAAATGAGATGACAGCCTCCCCGTTGGTTGCCAGTGTAATCGAAGAATTGTGCGCAGCCTGCGGTGCCTGCGTCAAAGTGTGTCCGTATGGGGCGCGCGAGATTCATCCGATTTGGAACTATGCCACCGTCAACGCTGCGCTGTGTCAGGGTTGCGGCGCCTGCGTGGTCGCCTGTCCTAACAAAGCCAGTCAGGTACGCAACTGGCGAGTTGAGCAGATGATGGAGATGGTGGACGCGTTGGTATAA